A genomic stretch from Telmatocola sphagniphila includes:
- a CDS encoding sigma-70 family RNA polymerase sigma factor: MNRTPLFSGSYNADMEVNPRVAMLYYFCRMQMPRIELTLEGFSTHIQRTYQVFVEKQPNSMPFSTYLETMYAQDWYLCIGCLERQKWAWERLFTVKAGRSDALLMDALRTRAHRLYPRDEERQENAVHEFYSMLLVPESERSIPILARYDGQRPLTPWLIRIFQNWHVSKLRSHGHTQALPDDDISLPIPPRTETRWHEAFITAARAWLDELDEQELLLLGLRWRYRFSQRDIASRLKVHEGTISRQTDKLRDHCLEKIGKELTSQGWNGDDLEEYILTEMAGVLIDEPRLGIESLGKLLAKKGIKAE; this comes from the coding sequence ATGAATCGCACGCCCCTATTTTCCGGTTCGTATAATGCCGACATGGAAGTGAATCCCCGCGTAGCGATGCTCTACTACTTCTGCCGGATGCAGATGCCCCGCATCGAGCTGACCCTGGAGGGTTTCTCCACGCATATTCAGCGAACTTACCAGGTTTTCGTCGAAAAACAGCCCAACAGTATGCCCTTTTCCACTTATCTCGAAACCATGTACGCCCAAGACTGGTATTTGTGCATCGGCTGCCTGGAGCGGCAGAAGTGGGCCTGGGAACGTCTCTTTACCGTCAAGGCCGGTCGAAGCGATGCCTTGTTAATGGATGCTCTGCGAACCCGGGCTCATCGGCTTTATCCGCGCGATGAGGAACGCCAGGAAAACGCGGTGCACGAATTCTACTCGATGCTGCTGGTGCCCGAATCCGAACGCTCCATCCCCATTCTGGCTCGCTACGACGGCCAGCGGCCACTGACGCCCTGGTTGATTCGCATTTTTCAGAACTGGCACGTCTCGAAGCTTCGATCGCACGGCCACACCCAGGCCTTGCCCGATGACGATATATCGCTACCTATCCCGCCGCGAACCGAAACCCGCTGGCACGAAGCTTTCATAACGGCTGCCCGTGCCTGGCTGGATGAACTGGATGAACAGGAACTTCTGCTACTGGGCCTGCGCTGGCGCTACCGTTTTTCGCAGCGCGATATCGCCAGCCGGTTGAAAGTCCACGAAGGCACGATTTCGCGGCAAACCGATAAACTGCGCGATCACTGTCTGGAAAAAATCGGCAAGGAACTGACTTCGCAAGGCTGGAATGGCGACGACCTGGAAGAATACATCCTGACGGAAATGGCCGGCGTATTGATAGACGAACCCCGTCTGGGCATTGAATCCTTGGGGAAACTGCTGGCCAAGAAGGGCATCAAAGCGGAATAG
- a CDS encoding TIGR03364 family FAD-dependent oxidoreductase, with amino-acid sequence MAKSFDCVVIGAGVLGLAHAYHLARRGKKVAVLERHPQAVGASIRNFGMLWPIGQPGGDLTDLAMRSVDIWKEVLDEAGIWYNPYGSLHLAYEEDEAQVLKEFCGLPEARGRRLELLDPSQLTRRFSSVRAEGLKLGLFSPSEVCVDPRETIARLPEYLHKKYHVQFFWNTPVQAIDSPKIHTNHCEFHADKILLCTGSDYQQLYPEAFASEGIRQCKLQMLRTPPLPNFKLGAHLAAGLTLRHYKAFTKCPTLKELIARFDRDLPEYHHYGIHVMASQNGLGELVLGDSHEYGDSIEPFNKELIDELIIKYLKKFLNLDPIIIASRWHGVYAKHPTEAYLIRNPAPGVTAVNMVGGAGMTLSFGLAERAVKALLGESYAD; translated from the coding sequence ATGGCCAAGTCTTTTGATTGCGTAGTCATCGGTGCGGGGGTGCTCGGATTGGCGCACGCCTACCACCTCGCCCGGCGAGGGAAAAAGGTTGCCGTTCTCGAACGGCATCCGCAGGCCGTGGGCGCTTCGATCCGGAATTTCGGCATGCTCTGGCCCATCGGTCAGCCGGGGGGCGATCTTACAGATTTGGCCATGCGTTCCGTCGATATCTGGAAAGAAGTGCTCGATGAAGCGGGGATCTGGTACAACCCGTATGGCTCCCTGCATCTGGCCTACGAAGAGGATGAAGCCCAGGTTCTGAAGGAGTTCTGCGGATTACCGGAAGCCCGAGGACGGCGGCTGGAACTTTTGGACCCCAGCCAACTCACTCGCCGGTTCAGTTCGGTCCGGGCCGAGGGATTAAAACTCGGCCTTTTCAGCCCTTCGGAAGTCTGCGTCGATCCACGGGAAACCATCGCCCGGCTACCGGAATATTTGCACAAAAAATATCACGTTCAATTCTTCTGGAATACTCCCGTTCAAGCGATCGATTCGCCCAAAATCCACACGAATCACTGCGAATTTCACGCAGATAAAATACTACTCTGTACCGGCTCGGACTATCAACAGCTTTATCCCGAAGCCTTCGCCAGCGAAGGCATCCGGCAGTGCAAGCTTCAGATGTTGCGAACGCCGCCGCTGCCCAATTTCAAATTAGGCGCCCACCTCGCCGCGGGTTTGACGCTGCGGCACTACAAAGCTTTCACCAAGTGCCCTACCCTGAAAGAGCTGATCGCGCGCTTCGATCGCGATCTGCCGGAGTATCATCATTATGGCATTCACGTGATGGCCTCGCAAAACGGGCTCGGGGAACTGGTGCTGGGGGATTCGCACGAATACGGCGATTCCATTGAGCCCTTCAACAAGGAACTCATCGACGAGTTGATCATCAAATACCTGAAGAAATTTCTCAACCTCGACCCGATCATCATCGCCAGTCGATGGCACGGCGTTTATGCCAAACATCCCACAGAAGCTTATCTGATTCGAAATCCCGCACCCGGCGTAACCGCGGTGAATATGGTGGGGGGAGCGGGTATGACACTTTCATTCGGACTCGCGGAACGAGCCGTTAAAGCCTTATTGGGAGAGAGCTATGCCGATTGA
- a CDS encoding HAD hydrolase-like protein — MPIELVVCDIAGTSLEDNDAVSHCFREALSEAGLQAPSTLINSVMGIHKPLAIRQIISEIGGTHKEAFLAQADVIHHDFVKRMIDYYTHDPEVREVPGASRVFAELRAAGIKIALDTGFGRKITNVIIERLAWKNSIDASLCSDEVLRGRPHPDLILQLMGILGVSDPKKVCKIGDTPSDLQQGTKAGCGYVVGVTQGSHTREQLMKEPHTHLIGTIAELPKLLGIA; from the coding sequence ATGCCGATTGAACTGGTGGTATGCGATATCGCGGGGACCAGTCTGGAAGACAACGATGCTGTCAGCCACTGCTTCCGAGAGGCACTTTCGGAGGCTGGCTTGCAGGCCCCTTCCACCTTGATCAACAGCGTTATGGGAATTCACAAGCCACTGGCCATCAGGCAGATTATCTCCGAAATTGGTGGAACCCATAAAGAAGCGTTTCTGGCTCAGGCCGATGTCATCCATCACGATTTTGTGAAACGCATGATCGACTATTACACCCACGATCCCGAAGTCCGGGAAGTTCCCGGGGCTTCCCGAGTCTTCGCCGAACTCCGCGCGGCCGGGATCAAAATCGCCCTGGATACGGGCTTCGGTCGTAAAATTACCAATGTGATCATTGAGCGCCTGGCCTGGAAAAATTCAATAGATGCCTCCCTATGCAGTGATGAAGTCCTGCGCGGCCGACCTCATCCGGATCTGATCCTGCAACTTATGGGTATTCTCGGCGTCAGCGATCCCAAAAAAGTCTGCAAGATCGGGGACACGCCGAGTGATTTGCAGCAGGGAACCAAGGCTGGCTGCGGCTACGTGGTAGGTGTTACCCAGGGTTCACACACTCGCGAGCAGCTTATGAAAGAACCGCATACCCATTTAATTGGGACAATTGCCGAGCTTCCAAAGCTTCTAGGCATTGCCTAG
- a CDS encoding DUF1501 domain-containing protein translates to MAQDSAAAEQKLSTNPLAARKPHFSPKAKQVIFLFMVGGPSQIDLFDPKPALEKYAGKPLPESTGRPKSQFTDGQSPLLPSTRKFKRQGKSGLWLSDLMPHLANCVDDICYLNSCWCTNTIHAPAMYELHTGRTLMGYPSLGSWVTYGLGSVSDNLPAYCVLTQPEGVLEGGAPCWGSGFLPALYQGTVFRKGSTPILNLRPPNTIGEEQHKQTFDFVKKLNERHPDAQDSELAARIASYELAFRMQQHAPEAVDLNRESAKTKEMYGLNRKETADFGTRLLLTRRLIERGVRFVQVYSGGGPLVTQWDAHDDLNSNHENMCARVDQPIAALLTDLKQRDLLKDTLVVWCSEFGRTPNTQGGRGRDHNPLGYTMWFAGGGVKGGQAIGETDEFGLKAVKDRISVNDFHATLLHLLGLDHEKLTFRHNSRDERLTDVAGEVVQKVFE, encoded by the coding sequence ATGGCCCAGGACTCCGCAGCGGCTGAGCAAAAGCTCAGTACGAATCCCTTAGCAGCTCGAAAACCACATTTCTCCCCCAAAGCAAAGCAGGTAATATTCCTGTTCATGGTCGGCGGTCCGAGCCAGATCGATCTATTCGATCCCAAACCCGCTTTGGAAAAATATGCCGGGAAGCCTCTCCCCGAATCGACCGGCCGTCCGAAAAGCCAGTTTACCGATGGCCAATCTCCACTGCTTCCCAGCACTCGAAAATTCAAACGCCAAGGCAAGAGCGGGCTTTGGCTCTCCGATTTGATGCCTCACCTGGCCAATTGCGTGGATGACATTTGCTATTTGAACAGCTGCTGGTGCACCAATACGATCCACGCCCCGGCCATGTACGAACTGCACACCGGCCGCACGCTCATGGGCTACCCCAGTCTGGGTTCGTGGGTCACGTACGGTTTGGGATCGGTGAGCGACAACTTACCCGCTTATTGCGTCTTGACTCAGCCCGAGGGGGTTCTCGAAGGCGGCGCCCCCTGTTGGGGATCCGGTTTTCTGCCGGCTTTGTATCAGGGGACGGTTTTCCGGAAAGGCAGTACGCCGATACTGAATCTTCGACCGCCGAATACCATCGGCGAAGAACAGCATAAGCAAACGTTCGATTTCGTAAAGAAATTGAACGAGCGGCATCCGGACGCCCAGGATTCCGAACTGGCGGCCCGGATCGCCAGCTATGAACTGGCATTTCGGATGCAGCAGCACGCTCCGGAAGCGGTCGACCTCAATCGCGAATCGGCCAAAACCAAGGAAATGTACGGCCTGAATCGCAAAGAAACCGCCGATTTCGGAACCCGGCTGCTGCTCACACGCCGTTTGATCGAGCGGGGAGTGCGATTCGTGCAGGTCTACTCCGGGGGCGGTCCGCTGGTGACACAATGGGATGCCCACGACGACCTGAATAGTAATCATGAAAACATGTGTGCCCGCGTCGATCAGCCGATTGCAGCACTGCTGACCGATCTGAAACAGCGCGATCTGCTGAAAGATACCCTGGTCGTCTGGTGTAGTGAATTTGGACGAACCCCGAATACGCAAGGGGGGCGCGGTCGAGATCACAACCCGCTGGGTTATACAATGTGGTTTGCCGGCGGCGGTGTTAAAGGGGGCCAGGCCATCGGAGAAACCGATGAATTCGGCCTCAAAGCGGTGAAAGACCGAATTTCAGTCAATGATTTTCATGCCACCCTCTTGCACCTGCTCGGATTGGACCATGAGAAGTTAACTTTCCGTCATAATAGTCGCGACGAACGCCTGACAGATGTGGCCGGGGAAGTCGTCCAGAAAGTATTCGAATAA
- a CDS encoding alpha/beta hydrolase — MRYILLSLLLFAVPVTAQETPAREVPCKLIPDIVYEKVKDKEIKIDLAIPAKGEGPFPTVLCVHGGAWRLGSRKELTGLIKLLASQGYVAAAVQYRLVPDVMFQDQIEDVKTSVRWLRENAKQYSIDPDRLGCMGFSAGGHLVCLLGLTGPDNGFEGKLFPKQSSRVKCVVDYFGPTDLSAYGNDETAQNSVFEPMLGGRFKDKPELYKKASPLTYVHKDAPPFLIIHGTKDHLVPYNQSVQLEDKLKQVGGKVKLVTVEGADHGFFGEDQRRTTRETLKFLEENLKK; from the coding sequence ATGCGATACATCCTCCTGAGTCTGCTCCTTTTCGCGGTCCCGGTAACCGCCCAGGAAACTCCGGCGCGCGAAGTACCCTGCAAGTTGATTCCCGATATCGTCTACGAAAAGGTCAAGGATAAAGAGATCAAAATCGACCTGGCAATCCCAGCTAAGGGCGAAGGGCCCTTCCCCACGGTGCTCTGCGTGCATGGCGGGGCCTGGCGGCTGGGAAGTCGCAAGGAATTGACGGGGCTGATCAAACTGCTGGCTTCACAGGGGTATGTGGCCGCCGCGGTGCAGTACCGGCTGGTGCCGGACGTCATGTTTCAGGATCAGATCGAGGATGTAAAAACCTCGGTTCGCTGGTTGCGAGAAAATGCCAAGCAATATTCCATCGACCCAGATCGGCTCGGCTGCATGGGCTTCTCGGCCGGCGGCCATCTGGTCTGTCTGCTGGGGCTGACCGGTCCGGATAATGGCTTCGAAGGCAAGCTGTTTCCGAAACAGTCTTCTCGAGTCAAATGCGTTGTGGATTACTTTGGTCCGACCGATCTGAGCGCCTACGGAAACGATGAAACGGCCCAAAATAGTGTCTTCGAACCAATGCTCGGCGGACGATTCAAGGACAAGCCAGAACTCTATAAAAAAGCTTCACCGCTGACTTACGTCCATAAGGATGCGCCGCCCTTTTTGATTATCCATGGAACCAAGGATCATCTGGTGCCGTATAACCAATCGGTTCAACTCGAAGACAAGCTCAAGCAGGTCGGCGGGAAAGTCAAACTGGTTACCGTCGAAGGGGCCGATCATGGTTTCTTCGGCGAAGATCAGCGGCGAACGACACGGGAAACACTCAAATTCCTCGAAGAGAATTTGAAAAAATGA
- a CDS encoding 1,9-bis(guanidino)-5-aza-nonane synthase — protein sequence MPTKADYLKDPIEHIDITKFNPVPLVNSMKNMAFTARDLARAADITDRMLRDEECGVILCLAGSLISAGLKKVFADAIKYKMVDAIVSTGANIVDQDFFEALGFKHYVGEEKLRSGMFDAELRELEIDRIYDTLIDEEQLRVCDDVMHEISDHLDSGVYSSREFIRAMGQYLETKGCKTDSSIVYEAYKNEVPIFCPAFSDCSAGFGLVAHLHARGDAPKIAIDSGKDFYELTRCKMANPTTGLFMVGGGVPKNFAQDIVVAADVLGHDAPMHKYAIQITVADVRDGALSGSTLKEASSWGKVDLAYEQMVFSEATLAVPLIMGYAFHQGGWKNRKGKRWAEMLEGVTAE from the coding sequence ATGCCGACCAAAGCCGACTACCTCAAAGACCCGATCGAACACATCGACATTACCAAGTTCAATCCGGTGCCCCTGGTGAACTCCATGAAGAACATGGCGTTTACTGCGCGGGATCTGGCTCGCGCCGCGGATATCACCGATCGCATGCTCCGCGATGAGGAGTGCGGGGTGATCCTCTGTCTGGCCGGCTCGCTCATCAGTGCCGGTCTGAAAAAAGTCTTCGCCGACGCCATCAAATACAAGATGGTCGATGCGATTGTCAGCACCGGAGCCAATATCGTCGATCAGGATTTCTTCGAAGCACTCGGCTTCAAGCACTACGTCGGCGAAGAGAAATTACGCAGCGGCATGTTCGATGCCGAGCTTCGGGAGCTGGAAATCGACCGCATTTACGACACCCTCATTGACGAAGAACAATTGCGGGTTTGCGACGATGTGATGCACGAAATTTCCGATCACCTCGATAGCGGCGTCTATTCTTCCCGCGAATTCATCCGGGCCATGGGCCAGTATCTGGAAACCAAAGGTTGCAAGACCGACAGTTCCATCGTGTACGAAGCCTACAAGAACGAAGTCCCCATTTTCTGCCCGGCCTTCAGCGATTGCTCGGCCGGCTTCGGTCTGGTCGCTCACCTGCACGCTCGGGGCGATGCTCCGAAGATCGCCATCGACAGCGGCAAGGATTTTTACGAACTGACTCGCTGCAAGATGGCCAACCCGACGACGGGTCTGTTCATGGTCGGAGGGGGAGTTCCAAAGAACTTCGCCCAGGATATCGTGGTGGCCGCCGATGTGCTCGGGCATGACGCCCCGATGCACAAGTATGCCATTCAGATTACCGTAGCCGACGTCCGCGATGGCGCTCTGTCGGGCAGTACACTCAAAGAAGCGAGCAGTTGGGGTAAAGTCGATTTGGCTTATGAACAGATGGTCTTCAGCGAAGCGACTTTGGCAGTGCCCTTGATCATGGGCTATGCCTTCCATCAGGGCGGCTGGAAGAATCGCAAAGGCAAACGATGGGCGGAGATGCTGGAAGGCGTCACCGCAGAGTAA